A segment of the Ipomoea triloba cultivar NCNSP0323 chromosome 1, ASM357664v1 genome:
GCCTTTTCTTTCTAAACAGAATATTTCCAAATGTTGTCTTATTCCAGAAAAGTAATGCTTCAGCTACGTTCTTGTTATTTAAATTCAGCTCTCCCTCTGGTTCCCATATATTATGGATATGGTCAAGAAACTTGGGATGTGTAGTCCATGCAGCATTGAACCTAAACTTCCTCCTACCCCTAAAGTTGTCAGTTGGTGCCGTGTTGAGTAGTAGAGGGGTGTGATCTGAATCAATCATAGGTAAATGTTCTAACACTGCAACCGGGAACCGAAGCATCCATTCTGGATTTCCCAAGGCACGATCCAATCTTGCAGCTTTAAAGGATTGAGTGTTCACCCCTCTTACCCATGTGAACATTGATCCTTGGTAGCTTAAGTCCATTAGGCCTTCTTCAAAGATCCAATTATTAAAGTCTGCGCATCTGGCTTGGTTAAAACATTCTGGACTGCTAACTTCATTCGAACCTGTAACCGAGTTGAAGTCTCCAATTGCAAGGCATTGATGTTGGGGTCCAAGTTCTTGCAAGGATAAATCTGAAAACAATTTTTTACGCAGCATGCGATTAGGGCTGCCATAGACCACTGCTAGGATCCAGGGGTGGGTTCTTTTATCATCAACCTGCAATAAGATAAATTGAGGGTGAGTCTTTAGTATGACAACATTAACTGCAGTGTTCCAGTGGATCCAAATGCCACTCGAGAAACCGACTGCCTCCACACGAATCCAATCTTCAAATCCAAAGCTTGAACAAATCTTGTTTGCTTGCACACCTGACACTTTGGGTTCTAAAAGACACACAATAGAGGGGTTAAAAAtacgaataaaatttttaagagtGCGGCGAAAGGAATTTGATGCCGCACCCTGACAGTTCCATATCAGACACTTCATAATTAATAGAAAAAAGCAGACAAGCAAGCGCTCAATGGCGCAAAGGGCCCTCGGCCTCAGGATCACCACCGGGATCGTTTTCAACTCCCTCCATAACATCGTCCGGAGGATCATCTCGTCTTGCAAATGACATGGGATTATCAGGTGGATCGCCCATCAAAGAGCTGTCAGGTATAAAGTGCGAACCTTCCGGTTGCACCGCCTCATTACCAACAACTGAACTCACCACCTTCTTTCCTTTGTTGAAACCTCTTACAACTGTATGTTCTGTTTCTGCAGCCGCTTGTCTTGACGTACCACCCCTGGAAGTAAATCCTCCTCGATGTGGTGGGATGTAACGTTGCTGTTTATTGGGTTGCGCATCGGCATACTGGAGATTTGCAAATGAGAATTGACGCTCAACTGTCTGTTTCTGGTGTTGGTTTGTTCTAATCCTGGGAAGGGCCTCGCCTGTGCTATGTAGTGGTGAACCATTGACTTGTCCTTCCTGCACCTGGGCTTGTCCCTCTTCTTCTAAACCTTCTAGCATTGCAAAGCGcgagtgtgtatatataattataattatattgattattgagacttgtgtttttttctttttcaatgtaAGGTTGTAAGCAGTAAGCATGAATAagaattaggaattttgttaattgcttcttttaattttaattcttttaattctAATTGGAGTAATTTTAGTAGGGGCAGTACTCAGTAGCCGTAGGAAGTTaggaattaaaaattaaaaatcctaATTGTCTTTTAATTCTATTTAGGATGTGAAATCAGTCTTCTGCATAATGTATACTGTAGTAGGAAATTTAAGAATTAGAAATTCTAAAAGTTAAAAATGCATTATGTATACTGCATAGGAATCCGCATGTATTATGTTAGTATAGTGCCTGTATTACGCATATTGGCATACTGCATAGCAGCATAGTTAAAAATGTATTGTATAGGAATTAGGAATCAACATAATGTTTATCAATCATAAGTTGTCTATTAATTCTATTTAGGATTCCTTGTATATAATGAAATTGTGTATTGAGAATGATATGCTAGATAATATTAATCTTAAAgatgttatttattttgcatCTAGGAAAGCACAtagatgttttctttcattattagttttatatttttaaattgttaaaatttgtaaattttattttaagttagTTGACATTATTAGTTTAAGTTATTTATTTTGCATCTAGGAAAgcacataaaatttaattataaacatttatgTTAACTTTTGTACATGGTATAGGGCCTTTGTTTTTCATTTACAGGATTTGGACGAAAGGAAGAATAAGAAACCTAGAAATGGATGCAAAATCATTGGCGAAATCGAAAAGAGCTCATTCGTTACATCATAGTAAGAAGAATCAGCAACATCATTCGTCCAAGGGTGCCTCTTCTGTCCCTGGTGCGTCTACTGGTGATAAGAAACAAAGTGGAAAACAAGTTAAGGAAAAACCTGTACAGGGACATGGTTCTAGGGGACTTCCTTCGAATTGGGATCGTTATGtcgaagaaggagaagaagagtaTGGATTTGATTCTGAGAATATGGTCCCTCAAGATAGTGTGTCTAAGCTTGCTACGGATGTTGTTGCGCCGAAAAGTAAGGGGGCAGACTATGCTTACTTGATTTCTGAGTCCAAGGCTCAGTCTCTGTATTCTTCACAGAGTGTTCCCCTGTTCGATGATGGTCTACATGGTGATTCTCTTAATCTTTGTggattttagatattttaacTTTGTTACTAAGAATTCTGTTTGCTTGGATGAATTGTTGTTTTAAATTGTGGTACTGAAGTTTCTGCATTCCTTGAGGATTGAGTGATTGACTAAATTGTTTTTTAGATTTCTATCAGGGGCTTGGTCCATTGCTTTCTGTTAAAGGGAAAAGCATAGCATCATGGATCAGTGATGACAATTTTGGGTCAGAAGATAAAGGGCCTCCTCCAGATGAGGTAATTTTTTGATTGACAATCTAAGAGCTGGTCTGTGTCTGTTGTTCTAAgctggaatgaataattgaacaAAAACTATCAACTTGGACCTTTTCATGTTATTGAAATTGACCTATTTAATTCTTTTGGCAATCTGAAGTCAAATTCCTTTCCTTGTTTCTCTTGATGTCTTGAAAAAGAAATACTTCCTCTTAAATCTTGTTTTTCTGGTTAGTTATACTGGTTTGGTGAAGAATCAGCTaccgttttattttattttattttatttatttatttatttattttttttatgtaaatttGAAACTTAACTGGAATGTCATTTTGATGAAAAGCATGAATATGCAATTATGCATTTCTCTCCCTCATTTTTCTTTGGTAGTTCCTTCTGGCTGATGTCGaagtattaatgtattattagtTCCTTGGCTGACAATTTATCTTCTTCTTTGCAACATAACTTGGCCAGTGGGGACCATAGAAGGTTTCAAAGTTTGATACCGTCATACCTAAGATTAATAGAGTGTagatttgtttatatgtacggagtaataattatgCAGTGTATTATGCTGCCACTAAAATTCATTTAAAGATCTTCTAGTGGTACTGTTATAGTGAATAAACAGATTGATGATGCCAAACGACTCTGAGGATTAGTTAATTCATACTATGTGGAGTTAGGGTTTCTTTCATATTTTGGTTATTCTGCTCTTTTAAAAGAGCCCTCGTAGTTCTTGTATGCCAACAAAGTACAGCCTGTTGTGGCATCAATACCACTTGGATTTCCAAAGGAAGAAGACAGTGGATTATACAATAAAGTGGACATTAAGAAACGTAAAGGAAATAAGTAATTGCGCTTAAGAAGTTAATTATATTCTGTTATATCTGTATCAGGTTGATCAATACTATTTCATATGGAGTATTTATTAGATTTTGCATTCAATGGAATTTCAGACACTCAAGCATAAATTTAATGAAGAAGCAAGTACTGATAGTCTCATACTGAATGCTGTAATCCTATCTTTGCAGGcatcttttctctctctcaattTGCACACTCTTGCAGAACAACTTGCAAAAGCAACTCTATCAGAAAGGCTTTTCATTGAACCTGATTTACTACCTCCAGAACTGGTATGTTTAATGACCTTCCATAATATTTAGAGTAAGCTGTTGCATTGCAGAAACAAACAATAAGGTTAACCGAGGAAATTACTTGTTATAAAGTGCAAAGGTGACTATTAGTTCTGTTGGTAATtaacaaaaagctaattgaaaagaatAGCCCCCTAATTTTTTGCATTTCTTCTTATGTGTTATGCCATATAAATATCCATGGTCCTTATTTTTTAGTCAGATGTTGAGCTCTGAATTAAACTCCCATCTACTGAGTTTATTCTTGTGTTTCTTTGACTACTTGACTAAAATGCATGCTTGGAGTACCAGATAATGCTGTGTAACTTTATTAACATTTGACTGCAAGAATGTTTCCATATTTTCACAATTTATTGTTTATCAAGAAAAATAGTACATGTGAATTAAAATTTGCCTTATCTTTCCCTAGTAGTATTGTGCCAATACTAAGTTGAAAGGTCTCTGGCAATTaggttttgtgtgtgtgtgtgtgagagactTATAATTGATTGTGTTAACTGATTGGCTTAGCTGTTAGTATTAACAGGTGTTTTGTAAAATTAGTGGTTTATTGTTAGTTGTTAACATGTAAATTGACTTGACatgagtatattatattatttaatttgttgttggtCATGAtgttatttagaaaaaaaaaaaagtggataATAATAACTgaacattaaaaatatcaatttaaatgAACAGCACacactaaatataataaaatgacCATAACAACAAAACTGGTACAAAAGTAAAGAGAGTTTCTAAATAAGTTGTCTATTAAAAAAGAGAATACACAGTCCTATAAATACATGCTACCATCCAAGTCTATTTGCCAATTAACTGATATCCATTTTAGTGGTTTAACGAATGGTTCAAATCCACCAAACGTGGGCTAATCTGCTATTTACCAATTACCAAACCAGGCTGTTATCTGAAAACATCAGCTTTAAGACTTGAATCCTAGGAATTGTGTTGTTAACAAGGAAATGGCTTTTTACTTTTCAGTAAAAGTACTGGATTACAACCTTACTGGTTATCAGTGTTAATATAATGGCTTTGCTCAAAAGCTCATTCTTTTTTCCCTCCTACATATTGTAGTGCACAGAGGAATTGCAAAAGCTTAGTGAGAACGAACAGGCTAAAAATAAGGCTGGAGTGGCTGAGGAAGTTTTTGATTCATTAGCTCATGGCAATCAGTTTGTTAGAAGTCCATCTAATACAGCTGGCACCAGCACCAGCAGCAGTACTAGTACGAGGGATGAGATATTGCAAGCAAAAGGAATAGGACAAACTGATTTGCCGAGGTACACTCCCGAAATCAATGTGAACACTGCTGCTAAGAAACCAGCACAATTCGAGGTAGCCAATGCAAAGGCAGAGCTTGACATGCTTCTCGGCTCATTTGCTGAAACAAAGTTTCTCGAGTCCAACAGAGTAACAGAGGAATCATGGGATAATTCTTTTTTGACACAAAATGATGTTTCATCCTCATTTTCAGAAAGGGGTTCATTGAGTCAAAAGGTTCCTTCTAGATCAGATGTAACAGACCCAGACCCAGGGTTGGGTGGAAGTGTGGCGAGGGATATGAAGCTTGACGATATTGTTGATGATCTACTCAGAGAAACATCCATTCTGACAAACAAAAACGAGGGATCACTGGCTGATGAGACAAGATCTGCTTTTCGCAATACCCCCTCTTCCTCAAACCCTGTCACCAAGTCTAAACTTACTGATGACTTTGATTCATGGTTTGACACAATATAACCGATCTTCAGCTTCTCTTGTACAAGGCCAGCTGTTTGAATCCAAAAAGGCGAAAAGCAGGATTGCTAAGTGGTAAGAATGCCATgatgatgaaaatatttttggaaatgggatgttaatttcttaattcctaCTTTTCTGCTTGTGAAAAGCTACAATATTATGGCAGGAATGATTCCATAACTATTTCTAAATTTCTAGCTTTATGCCTTCTAGAATGTGAGGCTGCCAAAACCATTTTGAAGTGGTAGAATGAGTCAACTAAATCTGCGATGCCATGGTATTTGTATGTAACACAAAAATGCTTAGTTAGACGTTAGGACAAAGCCATGGAAGTTTTCTGTACGAAAAGGACACAAATTCTAAGTTATCATGCGTATGAATAGCTGGGGTTGATTTTGTTACACAATCACACCCaacttattttcttttcttctatcCCAAAGATCTCTTCTTTAGAACCTTCTTATTTCATCACCACATGTTACGtgcattaaaaatttttaatactaaatttttATGTCATCAAACATGGCTTTTTCTTATTAAAGTCGTGGAGATAATTAATAACACATGAAAAGTTGGAATTTGCAATTAGTGTTTGTCAATTCTATATTTCTACGTTACCAAAATTCTAATTTACTTGGAATttgctatatttatttatgttagggaaaatggcactttttccccctatgttatgtgcttatagcacttttttcccctgtgttattaaagtggcagttttcctcctgaaatgttaaattgacattgttacccttaaaaataattatttcatttatttttcttctccaacaaattgtTACCCTAATATCCGTCGCTACGTTTAAAGGTAGAAtcattgtaaataaaatatagcgacggattctAATTGCCGTCGCTAAGGTGAAAcgcataatttttgtattatgaaatctagcgacggatttcaGGATCCGTCGCTATGGATAGCGACGGATTTCAGGATCCGTCGCTATGGATAGCGACGGATTTAAGAATCCGTCGCTACGTTAAAACGCGGAACTTTTGTCCAAagaaatttagcgacggattttatgATCCGTCGCTAAGTTATAACTCTGAATGTGTGTCGTATgaaatatagcgacggattttagaatccgtcgctagatatAGCGACGGATTCTCTAATCCGTCGCTAAGGTTATgagtaatacggagtattaattttattttctaaaatttccTCCGTGTCCGTCGCACACACCCTAAAAACGCAAACTCCCTAAAATCCCTAAAATTTTCTCCCTCCACCCATCGATCGCACCTCTGTCCGTCGCACACGCCGCGGAACCCTCCGTCGCACACGGCCGCCGGAACCCTCCGTCGCACACGCCCGCCCTAACCCTCCGTCGCACATGGCCGCCCTAACCCTCCGTCGCACACGCCCGCCCTAACGCCCCTGTTCGCGATTGCGATTGCGATTTACGCCCCTGTCCGCGCCGGAAGCTGGAAGGTGGAAGCGCCGTTTGCGAAGCTGCAATTTTCGAAACGCCGTTTGCGAAGCCCCGAGACGATTGCGAAACTGCCATTGTGAAACGCCGATTGCGAAGCTGGAAGTAGGGACGAAGCTGTCCTCCAACACCATTTGCGAAACGCCGTCCCTGTCCTCCAACACTCTGGATTTTCTGCCGGCCACTGGTATGTGTATTTAATTTCGCCCTTTTAGGTTTACTGTTTTAGGTTTAGTGGATTTGAAAAAAGGTTTACAATGTTTGAGCTTTTGTCATCCGTTATCAAGAAAATGCCACACTGTTTTTGGTTTAACGGTGTCAATTGATCTGTTATGATAAATGGTCATTTCAGTATAAAAGTTTGTTTTGCTTCCATTTTTTCTGATTGTTTGTGTGTAGTTCTTGTTGTACTATGGTTAATAACATCAAATCATGTACTTATAAAGAAACAGAAAACATAGACAAATGTGGTGTGGATACACTTTAAGTTAATTGTACATAATTGAGGTAAATACCTGCTAGCCATGTCAAGATCCTGCATTCATTAGCTTTCCACTTCAAATGCTTGTACAATATACAGTGTATGTATTTTTTTCCCTTCTGTATGTTTCAAATGTAAGACATGTTTCTAAACTAAAAGGCACCATATATATTTCAGCTCTTGTGCTTGCAAGGATTTATATGAATCATCACCATTATCTTATTCTTTTCCACATTCATTATATTCTCACATCTTATTATGCCAAATGCGACCAAAGATTCTATTGGTACAAAAAATTTCATGATCTGAATTAGATTTTGGATTAGAAATATTGTATTTATTGGCCCTTTGATGATGATCTTTTTAGAAaactttttagtattttattgtTAAATTTCTAGATAGTCATCATTGGTTAGCGCACCCAACTATCAAGTTTAAATCTTTTTTACCACTCTTGATTCATTTCAATTTGGCATGACTTGTAGAAACTAGGTTTTATAGTAaggtatatattttattttatcaagtgCTAACGTGTGGTAACATTGACTACTAGGTATCATGAACTGACAactttgaactttcaaaaatctTCAAATTCTTCTGCGGTTTATAAGGTAATTACAAAACTTTcatttattgtttatttgcCGGATAAACCGCCTGTGGGTACCGGCACTTGTGTTATCTCCGGCTAAACCGCCTGTGGGTACCGGATGTTTATGATTATTTGAATCTCTATTTGAATGTCTATAAGAATTTTTTCGAATGATTTTTGTCTCGGTCATATGTAGTTttaggttttgtttttttgttttgtattacaTGAAATGTAGCattgaataatattttgaaataggTGATAAATAAAATGAGTTCAAATCGTCATTGGATGTATACACGAATGAGAAATGGTGTTCTCACTAAAGAGTTTTTGGATGGTCTTAAAACTTTCATCGAATTTGCTACTAGTCAACGTACTTGGATGGACGGGGAAAGAATTAGGTGTCCATGTACTCAGCGCAAGTGCCAAAACACCAAGTTTTTAGATGTGCCTACCGTGAAATACCACTTAGCAAAATTTGGATTTGTATCAGACTACTATGTTTGGCGCTTCCATGGCGAGCGAATTCTGTTGGTAGATGTTGATCGAGATGTTGGTGGCTCATCTCAAATGGCTAGTGAAGAACCATCTAATGCTTACCACACAATGGTTATGGATGCTGCTGGTGTTGAATTTAATGTGGATGAAATAGAAGAATCGCCAAATCCCGAGGCCCAAAAGTTTTATGACATGCTGAAAGCTGCAGATCAAGAGCTATTCCCGGAGTGTAAAAAGCACTCGCAGTTGTCTTTTGTAGCTCGACTTATGAGCTTGAAATCAGAGAATCACATATCAGAAAAATGTTTCAATCAAATCACTGAACTTATTCAAGAAGTTGTTCCGAATAATAATCTAGTTCCTGACAACTTCTACGAAACCAAAAGGCTATTACGGGGTATGGGGTTGCCAGTTCAGAAGATTGATTGTTGCAAGAACAACTGCATGATATATTGGGAGTTAGATAAAGATATGACAACGTGTAAGTTTTGCGCCCACCCTCGATTTAAACAAACTTCTCGTGGTGCTACAAAACGACAGAAAACTAATGTAGCAtacaaaaaaatgtattactttccTCTGGTTCCTCGACTGCAGAGGTTGTATGCATCTAATGCTACAGCAAATGATATGAAGTGGCATGCAAATTCACTTGAAGATGGAATCATGCGTCATCCATCAGACTCGCATGCTTGGAAGCATTTTAATCGCATTTATCCTGACTTTGCATCTGAAATTCGAAATGTCAGGTTATGTTTGTGTACCGATGGTTTTCAACCTTTTGGACAGTCAGGGCAACAATACTCCTGATGGCCTATCATACTAACACCGTACAACTTGCCTCCTTGGATGTGTATGAAGGAGGAGTATATGTTCTTAACCGTATTGGTTCCAAGTCCAAAAAATCCAAAAGAGAAGATAGATGTTTTTCTACAACCGCTTATTGCAGAATTAAACCAATTGTGGGAAGTCGGTGTTCAAACATATGATATTTCAAAGAAGCAGAATTTTCAGATGCGAGCTGCCCTTATGTGGACAGTTAGTGATTTTCCAGCATATTCGATGTTATCTGGATGGAGCACTGCTGGGAGGTTAGCTTGTCCATATTACATGGACAAATCAGATGCCTTCACCCTAAAATGTAGTGGTAAGCAATCGTGGTTTGACAATCATCGAAAATTTTTGCCAGCAAATCATCCATTTCGCAGGAATAAGACAGCGTTCTTTAAGAATAGAGCGATTACAACTGAGGCACCGCTTGTTCGGTCAGGATCTGATATCCTTGTAGAGATTGAGACTTTAGGCCTTAAGAAAGTCACTGAATTGGATGCAGTTGAAGTTAATGGATTCATTTCCAAAACTTGCGGTTGGAAAAAGCGAAGTATCTTTTGGGATTTGCCGTATTGGAGTTCACACTTGGTACGACATAATTTGGATGTCATGCATATAGAAAAAAATGTGTTTGATAACGTGTTCAACACAGTAATGAATGTTATTGGAAAAACAAAggacacatataaatctagagAAGAGCTGAATGATTATTGTCGGCGTCCTGAGTTGAAGCGAGACCTTGTGACCGGAAAGTTTCCAAAAGCTTGTTACACGCTTGACAAACCGGCAAGAGAAGCATTGTG
Coding sequences within it:
- the LOC116032311 gene encoding uncharacterized protein LOC116032311 isoform X1 codes for the protein MWILRQCFVGEIRSPKDFELQIWTKGRIRNLEMDAKSLAKSKRAHSLHHSKKNQQHHSSKGASSVPGASTGDKKQSGKQVKEKPVQGHGSRGLPSNWDRYVEEGEEEYGFDSENMVPQDSVSKLATDVVAPKSKGADYAYLISESKAQSLYSSQSVPLFDDGLHDFYQGLGPLLSVKGKSIASWISDDNFGSEDKGPPPDEASFLSLNLHTLAEQLAKATLSERLFIEPDLLPPELCTEELQKLSENEQAKNKAGVAEEVFDSLAHGNQFVRSPSNTAGTSTSSSTSTRDEILQAKGIGQTDLPRYTPEINVNTAAKKPAQFEVANAKAELDMLLGSFAETKFLESNRVTEESWDNSFLTQNDVSSSFSERGSLSQKVPSRSDVTDPDPGLGGSVARDMKLDDIVDDLLRETSILTNKNEGSLADETRSAFRNTPSSSNPVTKSKLTDDFDSWFDTI
- the LOC116032311 gene encoding uncharacterized protein LOC116032311 isoform X2, producing the protein MLTFVHGIGPLFFIYRIWTKGRIRNLEMDAKSLAKSKRAHSLHHSKKNQQHHSSKGASSVPGASTGDKKQSGKQVKEKPVQGHGSRGLPSNWDRYVEEGEEEYGFDSENMVPQDSVSKLATDVVAPKSKGADYAYLISESKAQSLYSSQSVPLFDDGLHDFYQGLGPLLSVKGKSIASWISDDNFGSEDKGPPPDEASFLSLNLHTLAEQLAKATLSERLFIEPDLLPPELCTEELQKLSENEQAKNKAGVAEEVFDSLAHGNQFVRSPSNTAGTSTSSSTSTRDEILQAKGIGQTDLPRYTPEINVNTAAKKPAQFEVANAKAELDMLLGSFAETKFLESNRVTEESWDNSFLTQNDVSSSFSERGSLSQKVPSRSDVTDPDPGLGGSVARDMKLDDIVDDLLRETSILTNKNEGSLADETRSAFRNTPSSSNPVTKSKLTDDFDSWFDTI
- the LOC116032311 gene encoding uncharacterized protein LOC116032311 isoform X3, coding for MDAKSLAKSKRAHSLHHSKKNQQHHSSKGASSVPGASTGDKKQSGKQVKEKPVQGHGSRGLPSNWDRYVEEGEEEYGFDSENMVPQDSVSKLATDVVAPKSKGADYAYLISESKAQSLYSSQSVPLFDDGLHDFYQGLGPLLSVKGKSIASWISDDNFGSEDKGPPPDEASFLSLNLHTLAEQLAKATLSERLFIEPDLLPPELCTEELQKLSENEQAKNKAGVAEEVFDSLAHGNQFVRSPSNTAGTSTSSSTSTRDEILQAKGIGQTDLPRYTPEINVNTAAKKPAQFEVANAKAELDMLLGSFAETKFLESNRVTEESWDNSFLTQNDVSSSFSERGSLSQKVPSRSDVTDPDPGLGGSVARDMKLDDIVDDLLRETSILTNKNEGSLADETRSAFRNTPSSSNPVTKSKLTDDFDSWFDTI